In the Ramlibacter tataouinensis TTB310 genome, one interval contains:
- a CDS encoding DUF4383 domain-containing protein has product MTATRRFAMIFGIVFLLVGAAGFIPGITQPHSHPDVRVTAGLGAVLGLFAVNVLHNLAHLLFGVWGLVASKSDSASRSYGKAVAVAYGLLLVLGLIPAMNLHTLFGLVPLYGHDVWLHAGLAAVGAYFGFIREQEVPLERSRV; this is encoded by the coding sequence ATGACTGCAACCCGTCGTTTCGCCATGATCTTTGGCATCGTCTTCCTACTGGTCGGCGCGGCCGGGTTCATCCCCGGTATCACGCAGCCACATTCGCATCCGGACGTGCGCGTGACCGCCGGCCTGGGCGCCGTGCTCGGCCTGTTCGCGGTGAACGTGCTGCACAACCTCGCCCACCTGCTGTTCGGCGTGTGGGGCCTGGTGGCGTCCAAGTCGGACAGTGCCTCGCGCAGCTACGGCAAGGCCGTCGCCGTCGCCTACGGCCTGCTGCTGGTGCTGGGTCTGATCCCGGCAATGAACCTGCACACGCTGTTCGGCCTGGTACCGCTGTACGGCCACGACGTCTGGCTGCACGCCGGCCTGGCTGCCGTCGGCGCGTACTTCGGCTTCATCCGCGAGCAGGAAGTCCCGCTGGAGCGCAGCCGCGTCTGA
- a CDS encoding NYN domain-containing protein produces the protein MAKQDPADHGRSVALYWDFENLHAGLCDEREPGAYARQDFRFKPQEPLVDVQAVVGLASSFGPIAIHRAYCNWQYFSRYRDQLLQNAVELIQLFPPGGGAKNGADIKLCLDAIEDIARFAHVGTVVIVGGDSDFMPVSQKIKAAGRTLIGVGTRKATNPHWARSCHEFRYYEDLLEVRATAPR, from the coding sequence ATGGCCAAGCAGGACCCCGCAGACCACGGCCGCTCGGTCGCGCTGTACTGGGATTTCGAGAACCTCCACGCCGGCCTGTGCGACGAGAGGGAGCCGGGCGCCTACGCGCGCCAGGACTTCCGCTTCAAGCCGCAGGAGCCGCTGGTGGACGTGCAGGCCGTGGTGGGCCTGGCGTCGTCCTTCGGCCCCATCGCCATCCACCGGGCGTACTGCAACTGGCAGTACTTCAGCCGCTACCGCGACCAGCTGCTGCAGAACGCGGTCGAGCTGATCCAGCTGTTCCCGCCCGGCGGCGGTGCCAAGAACGGGGCCGACATCAAGCTGTGCCTGGACGCGATCGAGGATATCGCCCGCTTCGCGCATGTCGGCACGGTGGTGATCGTCGGCGGCGACAGCGACTTCATGCCGGTGTCGCAGAAGATCAAGGCCGCCGGCCGCACGCTGATCGGCGTGGGCACGCGCAAGGCGACCAACCCCCACTGGGCCAGGAGTTGCCACGAGTTCCGCTATTACGAGGACCTCCTGGAGGTGAGGGCTACAGCACCTCGTTGA
- a CDS encoding phospholipase D-like domain-containing protein has product MDAALWTALALALTALLAIALWSVRRHRNPALSIECDAPIAELMPSLAGLTLGTAMPGNRVQLLENGRFYDVLIERIDAARHTVHFETYLWEHGRLAQRLAAALAERARAGLKVRLLLDAQGGKKIGPDVTRQLRQAGCRLVFFHKWSLRNLGVLNDRDHRKLCVIDGREAFVGGHCIKDHWLGDAEDGEHYADLSVHLHGPVVHSVQAAFSENWAGITGELFVGDDVFPHLEPAGDAVIHAAFLKPERSAPAVKILHHTALCLARERIWIQNPYFIPEPEAIDAMGEAVRRGVDVRVLMPSASGSDNPIVQHAGHRNFEKLLRCGVRLFEYPHTLLHQKVMTIDGRWSAIGSSNFDDRSFETNDEITLGVLDPALARRLDAVFERYARRADEVDLERWRRRPRWRKARDQLVYLINEVL; this is encoded by the coding sequence ATGGACGCCGCCCTGTGGACCGCCCTCGCCCTCGCCCTGACGGCGCTGCTGGCCATCGCGCTGTGGTCCGTGCGGCGGCACCGCAACCCGGCGCTGTCCATCGAGTGCGACGCGCCCATCGCCGAGTTGATGCCTTCCCTGGCCGGGCTGACCCTGGGCACGGCCATGCCGGGCAACCGGGTGCAGCTGCTGGAGAACGGCCGCTTCTACGACGTGCTGATCGAGCGCATTGACGCGGCCCGGCACACGGTGCACTTCGAGACCTACCTGTGGGAGCACGGCCGGCTGGCGCAGCGCCTGGCGGCCGCACTGGCCGAGCGGGCGCGCGCCGGCCTGAAGGTGCGCCTGCTGCTGGACGCGCAGGGCGGCAAGAAGATCGGCCCGGACGTCACGCGCCAGCTGCGCCAGGCCGGCTGCCGGCTGGTGTTCTTCCACAAGTGGTCGCTGCGCAACCTGGGTGTGCTGAACGACCGCGACCACCGCAAGCTGTGCGTGATCGACGGGCGCGAGGCCTTCGTCGGCGGCCACTGCATCAAGGACCACTGGCTGGGCGACGCCGAGGACGGTGAGCACTACGCCGACCTGAGCGTGCACCTGCACGGGCCCGTCGTGCACAGCGTGCAGGCCGCCTTCAGCGAGAACTGGGCGGGCATCACCGGCGAGCTGTTCGTGGGCGACGACGTGTTCCCGCATTTGGAGCCGGCGGGCGATGCGGTGATCCACGCCGCTTTCCTGAAGCCGGAGAGATCGGCGCCGGCGGTCAAGATCCTGCACCACACCGCGCTGTGCCTGGCGCGCGAGCGCATCTGGATCCAGAACCCCTACTTCATCCCCGAGCCCGAGGCCATCGACGCCATGGGCGAGGCCGTTCGACGAGGGGTGGACGTGCGGGTGCTCATGCCATCGGCCAGCGGCTCGGACAACCCCATCGTGCAGCACGCCGGCCACCGCAACTTCGAGAAGCTGCTGCGCTGCGGCGTGCGCCTGTTCGAGTACCCGCACACCCTGCTGCACCAGAAGGTGATGACCATCGACGGCCGCTGGAGCGCCATCGGCTCCAGCAACTTCGACGACCGCTCGTTCGAGACCAACGACGAGATCACCCTGGGCGTGCTCGACCCCGCCCTGGCCCGGCGGCTGGACGCGGTGTTCGAGCGCTACGCCCGGCGCGCCGACGAGGTCGACCTGGAGCGCTGGCGCCGCCGTCCGCGCTGGCGCAAGGCGCGCGACCAGCTGGTCTACCTGATCAACGAGGTGCTGTAG
- a CDS encoding dioxygenase family protein — MSPRLPSLFVSHGSPMFAVEPGLAGPQLRRLGQQLPRPRAVLVLSPHWMTRGVRVAMAAAPETIHDFGGFPQALYEIRYPAPGSPDVAERVLELLNAAGWNVSPDTQHGLDHGAWVPVRHLYPEADVPVLQVSMPHDLDGPGAVRLGRALAPLAGEGVLIVGSGSITHNLFEFRQPGLPNPGYAAEFVDWARVALRAHDEAAIAGYLDSAPHARRAHPTPEHYLPLPFAYGAAQPGAKVEVLDGGMTHGTLAMDAYLLGEAPQQARPA, encoded by the coding sequence ATGAGCCCCCGCCTGCCCTCCCTGTTCGTTTCGCACGGCTCGCCCATGTTCGCGGTCGAGCCGGGCCTCGCGGGTCCGCAGCTGCGGCGGCTGGGCCAGCAGCTGCCGCGCCCGCGGGCGGTGCTGGTGCTCTCGCCCCACTGGATGACGCGCGGCGTGCGCGTGGCCATGGCGGCGGCGCCCGAGACCATCCACGACTTCGGCGGCTTCCCGCAGGCGCTCTACGAGATCCGGTACCCGGCCCCCGGCAGCCCCGACGTGGCCGAGCGCGTGCTCGAGCTGCTCAACGCGGCGGGCTGGAACGTCTCGCCCGACACGCAGCACGGGCTGGACCACGGTGCCTGGGTGCCGGTGCGCCACCTCTACCCCGAGGCCGACGTCCCGGTGCTGCAGGTGTCCATGCCGCACGACCTGGACGGGCCGGGTGCGGTGCGCCTGGGCCGCGCGCTGGCGCCCCTGGCCGGGGAAGGCGTGCTCATCGTCGGCTCCGGCAGCATCACGCACAACCTGTTCGAGTTCCGCCAGCCGGGCCTTCCCAACCCGGGCTACGCCGCCGAGTTCGTGGACTGGGCGCGCGTCGCGCTGCGCGCGCACGACGAGGCGGCTATTGCCGGCTACCTGGACAGCGCGCCGCATGCCCGGCGTGCCCATCCCACGCCCGAGCACTACCTGCCCCTGCCCTTCGCGTACGGTGCCGCGCAACCCGGCGCGAAGGTAGAGGTGCTGGACGGCGGCATGACCCATGGCACGTTGGCGATGGACGCCTACCTGCTGGGCGAGGCGCCGCAGCAGGCGCGACCCGCCTGA
- a CDS encoding DedA family protein, with amino-acid sequence MSGWIDQAWTALHTLQGPPAYGLVLGLLVASGFFLPVNEDLLLVAAAALTLKGLMQPPLLVLVAWAGIVTADALVFHWGRVFGARALENRWAARVLPPARLARAQAAIRRWGPLCIMAARFLPGLRTPIYFAAGSLRLPYRQLFLYDGAAAAAEIPLVVYAVRWFGER; translated from the coding sequence ATGAGCGGCTGGATCGACCAGGCATGGACCGCCCTGCACACGCTGCAGGGCCCGCCGGCCTATGGCCTGGTGCTGGGGTTGCTGGTGGCCAGCGGCTTCTTCCTGCCGGTCAACGAGGACCTGCTGCTGGTGGCCGCCGCGGCGCTGACGCTGAAAGGCTTGATGCAGCCGCCGCTGCTGGTGCTGGTCGCCTGGGCCGGCATCGTCACCGCCGATGCACTGGTGTTCCACTGGGGCCGGGTGTTCGGCGCGCGCGCGCTGGAGAACCGCTGGGCCGCCCGCGTGCTGCCGCCGGCGCGGCTGGCCAGGGCGCAGGCCGCCATCCGGCGCTGGGGACCGCTGTGCATCATGGCGGCGCGCTTCCTGCCCGGGCTGCGCACGCCCATCTACTTCGCGGCCGGCTCGCTGCGGCTGCCGTACCGGCAGCTCTTCCTCTACGACGGGGCCGCGGCGGCCGCGGAGATACCGCTGGTGGTGTACGCCGTGCGCTGGTTCGGCGAGCGCTGA
- a CDS encoding DUF3606 domain-containing protein has translation MSSQPGVEPDRIDINEPAACAHWAKKLDATEMQLREAVAAVGDKAADVEAHLKGVHSTTNSDRVRELGGA, from the coding sequence ATGAGCAGCCAACCCGGCGTGGAACCCGACCGCATCGACATCAACGAGCCCGCCGCCTGCGCGCACTGGGCGAAAAAACTGGACGCCACCGAGATGCAGCTGCGCGAAGCCGTGGCCGCGGTCGGGGACAAGGCTGCCGACGTCGAGGCCCACCTCAAGGGTGTGCACAGCACCACCAACTCGGACCGCGTGCGCGAGCTCGGCGGCGCCTGA
- a CDS encoding class I SAM-dependent methyltransferase — MNERPAAQAAARSTTRTATSPSKPLRDSARFLRGFVRNPAQVGSVVPSSRWLEQRLVRNAGIAEARTVVELGPGTGGTTAAFLKAMSPSARLLAIELDPNFHEHLSQAFHDPRLALELGSAERLAEFLGARRLSPPDAIVSGIPFSTMPPEVSDRIAAAIAQVLRPGGRFVAYQVRAHVAGFATPYLGEPQKEWETLNVPPVRVFTWVKR, encoded by the coding sequence ATGAACGAACGCCCCGCCGCCCAGGCCGCAGCACGCAGCACCACGCGCACCGCAACGTCGCCTTCCAAGCCGCTGCGCGACAGCGCCCGATTCCTGCGCGGCTTCGTGCGCAACCCGGCCCAGGTGGGCTCGGTCGTGCCGAGCTCGCGCTGGCTCGAGCAGCGTTTGGTGCGCAACGCGGGCATCGCCGAAGCGCGCACGGTGGTCGAGCTGGGCCCCGGCACCGGCGGCACGACGGCGGCCTTCCTGAAAGCCATGTCGCCCTCGGCGCGGCTGCTGGCCATCGAGCTGGACCCGAACTTCCACGAGCACCTCAGCCAGGCCTTCCACGACCCGCGCCTGGCGCTGGAGCTGGGCAGCGCCGAGCGCCTGGCCGAGTTCCTGGGGGCGCGCCGGCTGTCGCCCCCCGACGCCATCGTCTCGGGCATCCCCTTCTCCACCATGCCGCCCGAGGTGTCGGACCGCATCGCCGCCGCCATCGCCCAGGTGCTGCGGCCGGGCGGCCGTTTCGTCGCCTACCAGGTGCGCGCCCACGTGGCCGGCTTCGCCACGCCCTACCTGGGCGAGCCCCAGAAGGAATGGGAGACGCTGAACGTGCCCCCGGTGCGCGTGTTCACCTGGGTCAAGCGCTAG
- a CDS encoding DUF2889 domain-containing protein, whose protein sequence is MPLPTPAPRAHLHTRNVVLRGYHREDGLWDIEAELADSKSYEVEMAERGPLPPGGKVHGLAIRVTVDDAMVIRAIASSMDDTPFGECQQGNAPMQQMVGATLGPGWRQAIERALGGVRGCTHLRELLFNMATAAYQTIPAWRERLRREAGQPRADSGQPPYHVGRCIAWDVDGAVVQRHYPQFAGWEPLRRKSPPKP, encoded by the coding sequence ATGCCCCTGCCCACTCCCGCGCCGCGCGCCCACCTGCACACCCGCAACGTCGTCTTGCGCGGCTACCACCGCGAGGACGGCCTGTGGGACATCGAGGCCGAGCTGGCCGACAGCAAGAGCTACGAGGTCGAGATGGCCGAGCGCGGCCCGCTGCCGCCGGGCGGCAAGGTGCACGGCCTGGCCATCCGCGTGACGGTGGACGACGCCATGGTGATCCGCGCCATCGCCAGCTCGATGGACGACACGCCCTTCGGCGAATGCCAGCAGGGCAACGCGCCCATGCAGCAGATGGTGGGCGCCACGCTGGGGCCGGGCTGGCGCCAGGCGATCGAACGGGCGCTGGGCGGCGTGCGCGGCTGCACCCATCTGCGCGAGCTGCTGTTCAACATGGCCACGGCCGCCTACCAGACCATCCCGGCCTGGCGCGAGCGGCTGCGGCGCGAAGCCGGCCAGCCGCGTGCCGACAGCGGCCAGCCGCCCTACCATGTGGGGCGCTGCATCGCCTGGGACGTGGACGGTGCGGTGGTGCAGCGCCACTACCCCCAGTTCGCCGGCTGGGAGCCGCTGCGGCGCAAGTCGCCGCCCAAGCCCTGA
- a CDS encoding histidine phosphatase family protein translates to MPVPARRRFLVLAALAGLGTRAVAQPDGADAGWAALARPGAIVLFRHATAPGVGDPPQFRLGDCGTQRNLSEEGRAEARRLGEQFRRRGIQVGAVLTSQWCRARETAQLAFPGQVREEPAFNSTFGRGGGDERQTARARALLHDWRGPGALVVVSHQVNIQALAGVSTSSGEGIVLRRTADGRLEVAGRVTS, encoded by the coding sequence ATGCCTGTCCCTGCCCGCCGACGGTTCCTGGTCCTGGCCGCGCTCGCAGGGCTGGGCACGCGCGCGGTCGCCCAGCCCGACGGGGCCGATGCCGGCTGGGCCGCCCTGGCGAGGCCGGGCGCGATCGTGCTGTTCCGTCATGCCACCGCGCCCGGCGTGGGCGATCCGCCGCAGTTCCGCCTGGGCGACTGCGGCACGCAGCGCAACCTGAGCGAGGAAGGCCGGGCCGAAGCGCGGCGGCTGGGCGAGCAGTTCCGCCGGCGTGGCATCCAGGTGGGCGCGGTGCTGACGTCGCAGTGGTGCCGGGCGCGCGAGACGGCGCAGCTGGCCTTTCCCGGGCAGGTGCGCGAGGAGCCGGCGTTCAATTCGACCTTCGGGCGCGGTGGCGGTGACGAGCGGCAGACGGCGCGGGCGAGGGCGCTGCTGCACGACTGGCGCGGCCCGGGGGCGCTGGTGGTGGTGAGCCACCAGGTCAACATCCAGGCCCTGGCGGGCGTGAGCACGTCCTCGGGCGAGGGCATCGTGTTGCGGCGGACGGCCGACGGACGGCTGGAAGTGGCGGGCCGCGTCACATCCTGA
- a CDS encoding WD40/YVTN/BNR-like repeat-containing protein has translation MSWHWVAVNPTGTVMVAAPIPGRIHRSVDSGATWTVSNSPERLWISVDMTPDGTRMAAVGFSGGMYLSTNGGLDWTRIDTTVNPGESLEYESVTISEDGQRIVAVDLGGNVYTSVNGAEAAAANVAGARFRAIDGSADGTFLVAASETGSLFQSADGGVTFTPLAITVDGTAITDSWYRVAVSPDGNTIAAAGNTDFPGAKVSTGVYVSRDRGATWVRGLAESSAYTSLDTSQNGDIIVATRSGNGDVLLSTNGGTSFAPITEPEGEANWRAAAITSDASRLLLAAGTFFSQTGRVYLSSGSVTGE, from the coding sequence ATGTCGTGGCACTGGGTCGCCGTAAACCCGACCGGCACCGTCATGGTGGCCGCCCCTATCCCCGGCCGCATCCACCGCTCGGTCGACAGTGGTGCCACCTGGACCGTGTCCAACTCGCCGGAACGCCTCTGGATCTCGGTGGACATGACCCCCGATGGCACTCGCATGGCAGCCGTCGGATTCTCGGGTGGCATGTACCTGTCAACGAACGGCGGGCTCGACTGGACCCGTATTGACACGACCGTCAACCCCGGCGAGAGCCTCGAGTACGAGTCGGTCACGATCTCCGAGGATGGACAGCGCATCGTTGCCGTTGATCTCGGTGGCAATGTCTATACGTCGGTGAATGGCGCCGAAGCGGCGGCCGCGAACGTCGCGGGCGCCCGATTCCGCGCAATCGACGGCTCGGCCGACGGCACTTTCCTGGTGGCCGCCAGCGAGACGGGCAGCCTGTTCCAATCCGCCGATGGGGGAGTGACCTTCACCCCACTAGCGATCACGGTCGATGGCACCGCGATCACGGACAGCTGGTACCGCGTCGCAGTCTCGCCGGACGGCAATACCATTGCCGCGGCAGGCAACACCGACTTCCCCGGCGCCAAAGTCAGCACTGGGGTGTATGTCTCGCGTGACCGCGGCGCCACCTGGGTCCGGGGCCTCGCCGAGAGCAGTGCCTATACGTCGCTCGACACCTCGCAGAACGGCGACATCATCGTTGCCACCCGGTCCGGCAATGGCGACGTGCTGCTGTCCACCAATGGCGGCACCTCGTTCGCGCCGATCACCGAGCCCGAGGGCGAGGCCAACTGGCGCGCAGCGGCAATCACCTCGGACGCGAGCCGCCTGCTGCTGGCCGCCGGCACCTTCTTCAGCCAAACCGGCCGCGTGTACCTGTCGTCCGGATCGGTCACCGGCGAGTAA
- a CDS encoding WD40/YVTN/BNR-like repeat-containing protein, with translation MLKKETKSRATSAAFAAMAALWLTACGGGGGGGDDVAAAPPPAGPSAPAPGPSAPAPAPGPSAPAPAPAPATPLAWTATGGTTETARSWHWVTTNPTGTVMAAAAIPGGVHVSTDSGATWTATTLDTGAIWISLDMTADGTRMIAVALNGAMVMSTDRGATWAPIDAAFNAGGSSISYESVTMSQDGTRIVAADLSGNLYVSADGTSATPTFTTVPVAGAAFRAVDSSADGSVVVAVSQNRDAHLSTNGGTTFAPLTVTVDGAAVTDNWYRVAVSPDGNTIVVAGNTDYAGPTSTGVYVSRDRGTTWVRGLAAAGTYTSLDTSQNGDIIVVTRSGAGEVLLSTNGGTSFAPITVPEGETNWRAAAITSDAGRLLLAAGTFFSQTGRVYLSSGSVVGE, from the coding sequence ATGTTGAAGAAGGAAACAAAGTCCCGCGCCACCTCGGCGGCGTTTGCGGCCATGGCCGCACTCTGGCTGACGGCCTGCGGCGGTGGTGGTGGTGGCGGCGATGACGTTGCCGCGGCTCCGCCCCCGGCCGGCCCGTCGGCTCCGGCGCCCGGCCCTTCCGCTCCGGCCCCGGCACCCGGCCCGTCGGCACCCGCGCCGGCTCCGGCCCCGGCCACCCCTCTGGCCTGGACGGCCACCGGCGGCACCACGGAAACGGCCAGGTCTTGGCACTGGGTGACCACCAACCCGACCGGCACGGTGATGGCGGCGGCGGCTATCCCGGGCGGTGTCCACGTGTCGACCGACAGCGGCGCCACCTGGACGGCCACAACGCTGGACACCGGCGCCATCTGGATCTCGCTGGACATGACGGCCGACGGCACCCGCATGATCGCCGTGGCCCTGAACGGCGCGATGGTCATGTCGACCGACCGGGGAGCCACCTGGGCGCCGATCGACGCCGCCTTCAATGCCGGCGGAAGCTCGATCTCTTACGAGTCGGTGACGATGTCGCAGGATGGCACCCGCATCGTGGCGGCGGACCTGTCCGGCAACCTCTACGTCTCCGCCGACGGCACCTCGGCGACGCCCACCTTCACCACCGTGCCGGTGGCTGGTGCGGCGTTCCGCGCAGTGGATAGCTCGGCCGATGGCTCGGTCGTGGTGGCGGTCAGCCAGAACCGCGACGCCCACCTGTCCACCAATGGCGGCACGACCTTCGCGCCGCTGACGGTCACCGTCGATGGCGCCGCGGTCACGGATAACTGGTACCGCGTCGCGGTTTCGCCGGACGGCAACACCATCGTCGTGGCGGGCAACACCGACTACGCGGGTCCCACCAGCACCGGCGTGTACGTCTCGCGTGACCGTGGCACCACCTGGGTCCGGGGCCTGGCCGCGGCCGGTACCTACACGTCACTCGACACCTCGCAGAACGGCGACATCATCGTCGTCACCCGGTCGGGCGCCGGCGAAGTGCTGCTGTCCACCAATGGGGGCACCTCGTTCGCACCGATCACCGTGCCCGAAGGCGAGACCAACTGGCGCGCCGCGGCGATCACCTCGGACGCGGGTCGCCTGCTGCTGGCCGCCGGCACCTTCTTCAGCCAAACCGGCCGCGTGTACCTGTCGTCCGGCTCGGTCGTCGGCGAGTAA
- a CDS encoding glutathione S-transferase, translating to MTLTLHGLPISNYYNKVKMALLEKGVPFAEAHAATHSTDEAVLRASPLAKIPFVTTPEGALCESQVIVDWIEVRWPQPPLLPADAFAAAKVRELTTFLDWHLEMAARQLYGPAFFGAPPLSEANGARVRRQLEASIAAFQRIARFAPYVAGEHFTQADLAAFNHLPLVGMASKAAYGQDLLLAAGVDYKAYLQRVGERPSAQKVVADRKAAQQAAR from the coding sequence ATGACGCTCACCCTGCACGGCCTGCCGATCTCGAACTACTACAACAAGGTCAAGATGGCGCTGCTCGAGAAGGGCGTGCCCTTTGCCGAAGCGCATGCCGCGACGCACAGCACCGACGAGGCCGTGCTGCGCGCATCGCCGCTGGCCAAGATCCCCTTCGTCACCACGCCCGAGGGCGCGCTGTGCGAGAGCCAGGTCATCGTCGACTGGATCGAGGTGCGCTGGCCGCAGCCGCCCCTGCTGCCGGCCGACGCCTTCGCCGCCGCCAAGGTGCGCGAACTCACCACCTTCCTCGACTGGCACCTGGAGATGGCGGCGCGGCAGCTGTACGGGCCGGCGTTCTTCGGCGCGCCGCCGCTGTCCGAGGCCAATGGCGCGCGCGTGCGCCGGCAGCTCGAGGCCAGCATCGCCGCGTTCCAGCGCATCGCGCGCTTCGCGCCTTACGTGGCGGGCGAGCATTTCACCCAGGCCGACCTGGCAGCCTTCAACCACCTGCCCCTGGTGGGAATGGCCAGCAAGGCTGCCTACGGCCAGGACCTGCTGCTGGCCGCCGGCGTGGACTACAAGGCCTACCTCCAGCGGGTGGGCGAACGCCCCTCGGCGCAGAAGGTGGTGGCGGACCGCAAGGCGGCCCAGCAGGCCGCCCGCTGA
- a CDS encoding WD40/YVTN/BNR-like repeat-containing protein, translating to MGASPPAGDAASDSRWTQRDQPRAWSWLASSATGEVLVATDSPGRVRTSVDGGATWTTGNSPTAAWTSADMSADAGRIVAAASGGGLFMSTDRGATWSAVAAPAGEDFGNRPWTSVTVSDDGRRIAAAVLDGPVYVSQDGGATWTLGLRPCSTPTSCRINGDLVTMTASWGALGSSADGRHMVAVPSGTSGMYYGPTYAVYVSADGGLTWNARQTPGGGSHEWHRVAVSGDGQTIAIAGRTQSPLLVSRDGGGTWGGYATSRVGNYSAIAMSSDGRVIGTTINGGDVLLSQDAGATFAPLALPGTDTNWRAMALSADGQSIAVAAGSPGGASGALYTSTGHRTSASR from the coding sequence GTGGGCGCCTCCCCCCCGGCCGGCGATGCAGCGTCCGACAGCCGATGGACGCAGCGGGACCAGCCGCGTGCATGGAGCTGGCTGGCTTCCAGCGCCACCGGCGAGGTGCTGGTCGCCACCGACAGCCCGGGACGCGTGCGCACGTCGGTGGATGGCGGCGCCACCTGGACCACCGGCAACAGTCCGACGGCCGCCTGGACGTCGGCGGACATGAGCGCCGATGCCGGCCGCATCGTGGCCGCGGCCAGCGGCGGCGGCCTGTTCATGTCCACGGACCGCGGCGCCACCTGGAGCGCGGTGGCCGCGCCGGCTGGCGAGGACTTCGGCAACCGCCCATGGACATCGGTGACGGTGTCCGACGACGGCCGGCGCATCGCCGCGGCCGTGCTGGATGGCCCGGTCTACGTGTCGCAGGACGGCGGCGCCACCTGGACCCTGGGCCTCAGACCCTGCAGCACCCCCACCTCGTGCCGCATCAACGGGGACCTGGTGACCATGACCGCCAGCTGGGGCGCCCTCGGCAGCTCGGCGGACGGCCGCCATATGGTGGCCGTACCGTCCGGAACCAGCGGCATGTACTATGGACCGACCTATGCCGTCTACGTTTCCGCCGACGGCGGGCTGACCTGGAATGCGCGCCAGACGCCCGGTGGTGGATCGCACGAGTGGCACCGCGTCGCGGTGTCCGGCGACGGGCAGACCATCGCCATCGCCGGCCGCACCCAGTCGCCGCTGCTCGTGTCGCGCGACGGCGGCGGGACCTGGGGCGGCTATGCCACTTCGCGCGTCGGCAACTACTCCGCCATCGCCATGTCCAGCGATGGACGGGTCATCGGGACCACGATCAACGGCGGCGACGTGCTGCTCTCGCAGGACGCCGGCGCCACGTTCGCGCCGTTGGCCCTGCCCGGCACCGACACCAACTGGCGTGCCATGGCCCTGTCGGCGGATGGCCAGTCCATCGCGGTGGCTGCCGGCTCACCCGGCGGCGCGAGCGGGGCGCTCTATACCTCCACGGGGCATCGCACCTCGGCCAGCCGCTGA